The sequence AGCGAGACCAGCACGAACTCGCCTTCCGGGATCGTCACGCCGCCCACCTCGACCGGCTCGGCCGTGAACCGGATGGTGGCCAGGTGGATCGGGCCGTCGAAGCGGAGGAACTCCTCGACGGCGTTCGGCAGCAGCTCCGGTTCCGCGCGCAGCTTGGCCAGCTGCGCCGGCTCGCGCAGCAGCGCCAGCACGCCGTTGGCGATCAGGTTGACGGTGGTCTCGTGCCCGGCGACCAGCAGCAGGAACGCCATCGAGACGAGCTCGGGCTCGGACAGCGAGTCCCCGTCGTCGGTCGCGTGCACCAGGTCCGACAGCAGGTCCTCGGCCGGCTCGGCGCGCTTCTGCGCGATCAGGTCCGTGAGGTAGGCGAACATGCTCTGCGCCGCGGCCCGCATCGCCTCCGGTTCGGCGGAGCTCAGCAACGTCCTCGACCACGCGGAAAAGTCGGTGCGGTCCGCCAGGCGCACGCCGAGCAGCTCGCAGATCACCGTGATCGGCAGCGGCGCGGCGAACGCCGGCAGCAGGTCGGCCCGCTCCTGCCCGGCCAGCGCGTCGAGCAGCTCCGCAGTGATCTCCTCCACCCGCGGCCGCAGCCGGGCGATGGTCCGCCCCGTGAAGGCCTTGTTCACCAGCTTCCGCAGCCGCGTGTGGTCCGGCGGGTCGGAGTTGAGCATGTGGAAGCCCAGATCCTGCCCCAGCCCGCCCTGCATGGCTTCGCCGGACGGCAGCTTCGCCTCGAACAGCTCACGGGCCCGCGCGCTGTTCTTGTGCAGCCGCGGATCCGCCAGCAACGCCCGCGCCTGCGCGAAGTCCGTCACGATGTAGCAGTCCAGGCCGCGCGGCATCCGGGCCCGGCGCACCGGGCCGCCCGCGCGCAGCAGCTCCGCGAACAGGTGCGCGTCCTGCGCGAAGTCCTCGGCCACCTCGAAAGTCGTCATTCCGCTCCCCCGTGCAGTCCGCTTCAGCGCTCGGCGAGTGCCGCCACCAAGCGCTCGGTCACGTCTTGCCAGTATGCCCGCTGTTCCTCGCGTTCTTCGGCGCCCGCGAGCCATTCTTGGTGGAATCGCAGCGTGGTCTTGGCGCCCGCGCCGCTCAGCCGCACCTGGACGGTCGAATCGTGGTCCCAGTCGCTCGGGCGCCAGGTGAGCCGCACGCGGTCGTTGTCGACGTAGCTGCGGATCTCGCCCACCGTGCCGTTCGCCGTTTCGTACTCCACGCCCGGTTCCCGCGGCAGCTCCACCCCGGGCCCGAGCCAGATCGCGACGCCGTCCCGGCTGACCAGGAACTCCCACACCTTCTCGGGCGCGTACGGCAGGGTCCGCGAAACGCCGATGTTCCACCCGACATCGGCCGTTTTCCCCACTGATGAAGTCATGTCCGCATCTTCCCACCGGGGTACGACAAAACCGGGCGGCGGCCCGGCTGGGAGGATCGGTACTCGTGCGCTACCGCCCCATTTCCCCGGCCGTGCTGGCCGAAGAACTGACCGACCGCATCGACGCGCTCACCGGCCGTCCACGGCTGGCGATCGCCGTCGACGGCGCGGCGGGTGCGACGGAAACCACAGAACTCGCGGACGCGCTGGTCGACCCGCTGCGCCTGCGCGGCCGTGCGGCCCTGCGCGTGTCCGCGCACGACTTCCTGCGCCCCGCGTCCCTGCGCTACGAGCACGGCCGCACGAACCCCGACGCCCGCTACACCGACTGGCTCGACCTCGGCGCCCTGCGCCGCGAGGTGCTCGACCCGCTGGGTGACGGTGGTTCCGGCGAAGTCCTGCCTTCGCTGTGGGACGCCGGGCGCGACCGCGCGACGCGCGCCGAGCGGGTGCCCGTCCCCGAAGGCGGCGTCGTGCTGCTCGACGGCGAACTGTTGCTGGGTGCCGGGCTGGCCTTCGACCTGGCCGTGCACCTGTGGCTCTCCCCCGCCGCGCTGCGCCGCCGCGTGCCCGAGGAGTGGGCGATCCCGGCTTACGAGCGCTACGAAGAAGAAGTGGACCCCGGCTCGCTCGCCGACGTCGTCGTGCGCGTCGACGATCCGCGGCACCCGGCGCTCTACACGCCGTGAACCTCAGCGGACGACGGCCACCGGATCGCCGTCGAGCAGGCCGGACAGCCGCCCGGCCAGGGTGTCCCACCGCCAGTTCTCGGTGACCCAGGCGCGGCCCGCCTGCCCCATCCGGCGCGCGCGGACCGGGTCGGCCAGGAGGCTGGCGAGGGTCTCGGCCAGCTGGCCGGTGTCGCGGCCCTCGACGACGTGCCCGGTGACCTCGTCGAGCACCGTTTCCGGGGCCCCGCCGGAGTTGCCGGCCACGACCGGCAGCCCGGTCGCCGACGCCTCCAGGTAGACGATGCCGAGCCCTTCGACGTCGAGCCCCTTGCCGCGGGTGCGGGCGGGCATCGCGAAGACGTCGCCGGCCGCGTAGTGGGCGGGCAGCTCGGCCCACGGCACCGAGCCGGTGAGCACGACGTCGCGCTCCAGGCCGAGCCCGGCGACCAGCTCGGTGAGCTTCTTGCGGTACGGCCCGCCGCCGACGATCAGCAGCGCCGCGTCCGGGACGCGCTCGCGGATCAGCGGCAGGGCGCGGATCAGCTGGTCCTGGCCCTTGCGCGGGACCAGCCGGGACACGCAGACGACGGTCGGCCGGTCGGAAAGTCCGTGCCGGGCCCGGATTTCGGCGCGGCCGGCGGGGTCCGGTTTGTACAGCTCGGTGTCCACCCCGGACGGCAGCAGCTCCAGCCCGGCCATCGGGCCGAACGCGGCGGCGAACCGGCCGCGCGTGTAGCGGCTGACGTAGGTGACGACGTCCACGGTGTCCCCGATGCGCCGCAGCGCCTGCCGCGAGGCCGGGAGCATGGACCAGCCGACTTCGTGGCCGTGCGTGGACGCCACGACGCGACGCGCGCCTGCCTGGCGCAGAGAGTGCCCCAACAGCGCCAGAGGCGCCGCCGCGCCGAACCAGACGGCTTCGCAGTCGCGCGCGCGCATGATCTGCTTCGCACGGCGAAGGACGTCCGGCGTCGGCAGCATCAGCGACGTCGGGTGCCGGACGACCTCGAACGGCGCCTCGGCGTCGAACTCCTCGTGCGACCCCGTCCGCGACTCCCACGAAGGCGCGTAGACGACCAGGTCGTCCGCCGGCAGCCGGGTGGCGAGGGAGTTCAGGTAGTTCTGGATCCCCCCGGGCCGGGGCGGGAAGTCGTTGGTCACGAGCAGGGTCTTGAGCACGTCCCAGAGGCTAGCGGCCGCCCGGTACGGCGGAAGGGCGGCACCGCGTGTGCGGTACCGCCCTTCCGGGAGCTGCGCCCGGGATCACGCCGTCGGGCGGCGGGCTCCCGCGTACTGGCTCTGCAGCGGCGAAATCTTCACGACGTCGCCGGTGTCGGGCGCGTGGACCATCTTGCCGTCGCCGATGTACATGCCGACGTGCGAAACGGGCGAGTAGTAGAACACCAGGTCGCCCGGCTGGAGCTGGTCGCGCGGCACCGCGGCGCCGAACGTGGACTGCTCGCGGCTCGACCGGGGCAGCTTGATGCCGGCCTTGCCGTAGGCCCACAGCATGAGGCCCGAGCAGTCGAACGAGCTGGGCCCGGTGTCGCCCCAGCCGTAGGGGCTGCCGAGCTTGCTCAGCGCCGCGTCGACCGCGGTCTGGGCGGCGGCGGTGGGCGCCTTGACGTTCGGCGCGGTCCCGCCCTGGTCGCCCTGCAGGGCCTTGTCGGCCGCGCTGAGGCTCTTGTTGGCTGCCTTGAGCTGCTCGATCTGGTCGTTGAGCGTCTTCTGCTTGGCCTGGATGTCCTGGGTCAGCTTCGCCGCGGCGTCACGGGCGTCCGTCGCGCGCTTCGCCGCGTCGGTCGCCTTGGCGGTGGCGTCGTTGGCCTGCTGGACGGCGCCGGTGAGGTTGCCCATCGCGCCGTTCTTCTCGGTCGCGATCACCTCGAGCGCCGAGGAGCGGTCGAGGAAGTCCTGCGTGGACGTGCCGGCCAGCAGCGCGGACAGCTTGTTGAGCTGGACACCGCTGGTGAACGACGCGCCGGCGAACTTGTCGACCTCGGTCTGGTACTTCTTCTGGTTCTCGGACGCCTTCGAGGCCAGGTCCTTCGCCGCGTTGACGTCGTTGGTGGCCTTGTCGAGCTCACCCTGCTTGGCCTTCAGGTCGTCCTGGGCCTTGAGCAGGTCTTCGTTGAGCTTTTCGGCCTGGGCCGCGAGGTCGCGGTACTGGGCGAGGGCGTCCGAACCGGTGGGCGGGGCCTGGAGGACGGGGACGGGGGCGGCGATGGCCGTCGGCTGGGCCACGGTGACGAGGGT is a genomic window of Amycolatopsis lexingtonensis containing:
- a CDS encoding C40 family peptidase, producing MQSHPVRRVVSGALAAASVITLVTVAQPTAIAAPVPVLQAPPTGSDALAQYRDLAAQAEKLNEDLLKAQDDLKAKQGELDKATNDVNAAKDLASKASENQKKYQTEVDKFAGASFTSGVQLNKLSALLAGTSTQDFLDRSSALEVIATEKNGAMGNLTGAVQQANDATAKATDAAKRATDARDAAAKLTQDIQAKQKTLNDQIEQLKAANKSLSAADKALQGDQGGTAPNVKAPTAAAQTAVDAALSKLGSPYGWGDTGPSSFDCSGLMLWAYGKAGIKLPRSSREQSTFGAAVPRDQLQPGDLVFYYSPVSHVGMYIGDGKMVHAPDTGDVVKISPLQSQYAGARRPTA
- a CDS encoding cytochrome P450 family protein, giving the protein MTTFEVAEDFAQDAHLFAELLRAGGPVRRARMPRGLDCYIVTDFAQARALLADPRLHKNSARARELFEAKLPSGEAMQGGLGQDLGFHMLNSDPPDHTRLRKLVNKAFTGRTIARLRPRVEEITAELLDALAGQERADLLPAFAAPLPITVICELLGVRLADRTDFSAWSRTLLSSAEPEAMRAAAQSMFAYLTDLIAQKRAEPAEDLLSDLVHATDDGDSLSEPELVSMAFLLLVAGHETTVNLIANGVLALLREPAQLAKLRAEPELLPNAVEEFLRFDGPIHLATIRFTAEPVEVGGVTIPEGEFVLVSLLGANRDAERYPEPDRLDITRAAGGHLAFGHGIHYCVGAPLARLEAEIALGGLIARFPELTLDAKPDELVYRPSSLVHGLEALPVRLK
- a CDS encoding glycosyltransferase family 4 protein, coding for MLKTLLVTNDFPPRPGGIQNYLNSLATRLPADDLVVYAPSWESRTGSHEEFDAEAPFEVVRHPTSLMLPTPDVLRRAKQIMRARDCEAVWFGAAAPLALLGHSLRQAGARRVVASTHGHEVGWSMLPASRQALRRIGDTVDVVTYVSRYTRGRFAAAFGPMAGLELLPSGVDTELYKPDPAGRAEIRARHGLSDRPTVVCVSRLVPRKGQDQLIRALPLIRERVPDAALLIVGGGPYRKKLTELVAGLGLERDVVLTGSVPWAELPAHYAAGDVFAMPARTRGKGLDVEGLGIVYLEASATGLPVVAGNSGGAPETVLDEVTGHVVEGRDTGQLAETLASLLADPVRARRMGQAGRAWVTENWRWDTLAGRLSGLLDGDPVAVVR
- a CDS encoding SRPBCC family protein is translated as MTSSVGKTADVGWNIGVSRTLPYAPEKVWEFLVSRDGVAIWLGPGVELPREPGVEYETANGTVGEIRSYVDNDRVRLTWRPSDWDHDSTVQVRLSGAGAKTTLRFHQEWLAGAEEREEQRAYWQDVTERLVAALAER
- a CDS encoding uridine kinase, which produces MRYRPISPAVLAEELTDRIDALTGRPRLAIAVDGAAGATETTELADALVDPLRLRGRAALRVSAHDFLRPASLRYEHGRTNPDARYTDWLDLGALRREVLDPLGDGGSGEVLPSLWDAGRDRATRAERVPVPEGGVVLLDGELLLGAGLAFDLAVHLWLSPAALRRRVPEEWAIPAYERYEEEVDPGSLADVVVRVDDPRHPALYTP